One Bufo gargarizans isolate SCDJY-AF-19 chromosome 3, ASM1485885v1, whole genome shotgun sequence DNA segment encodes these proteins:
- the LOC122930764 gene encoding uncharacterized protein LOC122930764 isoform X4, giving the protein MATTTPTQQHISCLSDSTPYFCCRHYYPYTAADLLTVRFHIVLLLSWLLLPVLLHLQSCRSPACQVPYHTILLLSWLLLPLHSCRSPACQVPYHTVLLLSWLVLPVLLHLHSGTSPALFVRFHTILLLSWLLLPLHSCRSPACQVPHHTATAAGTTTPTQLQISCLSGSIPYRTTAVMATTTPTQLQISCLSGSTPYCYCCRHYYPYTAADLLPVRFHTIPYCCSHGYYYPYTAADLLPVRFHTILLLLPALLPLHSCRSPACQVPYHTVLLQSWLLLPLHSCRSPACQVPHHTATAAGTTTPTQLQISCLSGSTPYCYCCRHYYPYTAADLLPVRFHTIPYCCSHSYYYPYTAADLLPVRFHTILILSWLLLPLHSCRSPAFQVPHHTVLLQSWLLLPLHSCRSPACQIPHHTVLLLSWPLLPVLLHLHSGTSPALFVRFHTILLLSWLLLPLHSCRSPACQVPHHTDTVMATTTPTQLQISCLSGSILYCYCYRNYYPYTAADLLTVRFHTVLLLPWLLLPLHSSISPACQVPYHTVLLQSWLLLPLHSCRSPACQVPHHTVLLQSWLLLPLHSCRSPACQVPYHTVLLQSWLLLPLHSCRSPACQVPHHTDTVMATTTPTELQISCLSGSIPYCCCHGYYYPYTAADLLPVRFHTIPYCCSHGYYYPYTAADLLPVRFHTILILSWLLLPLQSCRSPACQVPYRTAAVMATTTPTQLQISCLSGSTPYRTAAVMASTTPTQLQISCLSGSIPYCCSHGYYCQYYYTYTVAHLLPYLSGSILYCCCHGYYYPYTAADLLPVRFHTILLLLPALLPLHSCRSPDCQVPHHTATAAGTTTPTQLQISCLSDSTPY; this is encoded by the exons atggctactactacccctacacagcagcaTATCTCCTGCCTGTCAGATTCCACACCATACTTCTGCTGCCggcactactacccctacacagctgcagatCTCCTGACTGTCAGGTTCCATATCGTACTGCTGCTGTCATGGCTACTATTGCCAGTACTACTACACCTACAGAGCTGCAGATCTCCTGCCTGTCAGGTTCCATACCACACCATACTGCTACTGTCatggctactactacccctacacagctgcagatCTCCTGCCTGTCAAGTTCCATACCATACCGTACTGCTGCTGTCATGGCTAGTATTGCCAGTACTACTACACCTACACAgtggcacatctcctgccttattTGTCAGGTTCCATACCATACTGCTGCTGTCatggctactactacccctacacagctgcagatCTCCTGCCTGTCAG GTTCCACACCATACTGCTACTGCTGCCggcactactacccctacacagctgcagatCTCCTGCCTGTCAGGTTCCATACCATACCGTACTACTGCAGTCatggctactactacccctacacagctgcagatCTCCTGCCTGTCAGGTTCGACACCATACTGCTACTGCTGCCggcactactacccctacacagctgcagatCTCCTGCCTGTCAGGTTCCATACCATACCGTACTGCTGCAGTCatggctactactacccctacacagctgcagatCTCCTGCCTGTCAGGTTCCACACCATACTGCTACTGCTGCCggcactactacccctacacagctgcagatCTCCTGCCTGTCAGGTTCCATACCATACCGTACTGCTGCAGTCatggctactactacccctacacagctgcagatCTCCTGCCTGTCAGGTTCCACACCATACTGCTACTGCTGCCggcactactacccctacacagctgcagatCTCCTGCCTGTCAGGTTCCACACCATACTGCTACTGCTGCCggcactactacccctacacagctgcagatCTCCTGCCTGTCAGGTTCCACACCATACCGTACTGCTGCAGTcatagctactactacccctacaccgCTGCAGATCTCCTGCCTGTCAGGTTCCACACCATACTGATACTGTCATGGCTTctattacccctacacagctgcagatCTCCTGCCTTTCAGGTTCCACACCATACCGTACTGCTGCAGTCatggctactactacccctacacagctgcagatCTCCTGCCTGTCAGATTCCACACCATACCGTACTGCTGCTGTCATGGCCACTATTGCCAGTACTACTACACCTACACAgtggcacatctcctgccttattTGTCAGGTTCCATACCATACTGCTGCTGTCatggctactactacccctacacagctgcagatCTCCTGCCTGTCAGGTTCCACACCATACTGATACTGTCatggctactactacccctacacagctgcagatCTCCTgcctgtcaggttccatactgtactgctactGCTACCggaactactacccctacacagctgcagatCTCCTGactgtcaggttccatactgtactgctgctgccatggctactactacccctacacagcagcaTATCTCCTGCCTGTCAGGTTCCATACCATACCGTACTGCTGCAGTCatggctactactacccctacacagctgcagatCTCCTGCCTGTCAGGTTCCACACCATACCGTACTGCTGCAGTCatggctactactacccctacacagctgcagatCTCCTGCCTGTCAGGTTCCATACCATACCGTACTGCTGCAGTCatggctactactacccctacacagctgcagatCTCCTGCCTGTCAGGTTCCACACCATACTGATACTGTCatggctactactacccctacagagCTGCAGATCTCCTGCCTGTCAGGTTCCATACCGTACTGCTGCTGTCatggctactactacccctacacagctgcagatCTCCTGCCTGTCAGGTTCCATACCATACCGTACTGCTGCAGTCatggctactactacccctacacagctgcagatCTCCTGCCTGTCAGGTTCCACACCATACTGATACTGTCatggctactactacccctacagagCTGCAGATCTCCTGCCTGTCAGGTTCCATACCGTACTGCTGCTGTCatggctactactacccctacacagctgcagatCTCCTGCCTGTCAGGTTCCACACCATACCGTACTGCTGCAGTCATGGcttctactacccctacacagctgcagatCTCCTGCCTGTCAGGTTCCATACCGTACTGCTGCAGTCATGGCTACTATTGCCAGTACTACTACACCTACACAgtggcacatctcctgccttatttgtcaggttccatactgtactgctgctgtcatggctactactacccctacacagctgcagatCTCCTGCCTGTCAGGTTCCATACCATACTGCTACTGCTGCCggcactactacccctacacagctgcagatCTCCTGACTGTCAGGTTCCACACCATACTGCTACTGCTGCCggcactactacccctacacagctgcagatCTCCTGCCTGTCAGATTCCACACCATACTGA
- the LOC122930764 gene encoding uncharacterized protein LOC122930764 isoform X6, whose amino-acid sequence MATTTPTQQHISCLSDSTPYFCCRHYYPYTAADLLTVRFHIVLLLSWLLLPVLLHLQSCRSPACQVPYHTILLLSWLLLPLHSCRSPACQVPYHTVLLLSWLVLPVLLHLHSGTSPALFVRFHTILLLSWLLLPLHSCRSPACQVPHHTATAAGTTTPTQLQISCLSGSIPYRTTAVMATTTPTQLQISCLSGSTPYCYCCRHYYPYTAADLLPVRFHTIPYCCSHGYYYPYTAADLLPVRFHTILLLLPALLPLHSCRSPACQVPYHTVLLQSWLLLPLHSCRSPACQVPHHTVLLQSWLLLPLHSCRSPACQIPHHTVLLLSWPLLPVLLHLHSGTSPALFVRFHTILLLSWLLLPLHSCRSPACQVPHHTDTVMATTTPTQLQISCLSGSILYCYCYRNYYPYTAADLLTVRFHTVLLLPWLLLPLHSSISPACQVPYHTVLLQSWLLLPLHSCRSPACQVPHHTVLLQSWLLLPLHSCRSPACQVPYHTVLLQSWLLLPLHSCRSPACQVPHHTDTVMATTTPTELQISCLSGSIPYCCCHGYYYPYTAADLLPVRFHTIPYCCSHGYYYPYTAADLLPVRFHTILILSWLLLPLQSCRSPACQVPYRTAAVMATTTPTQLQISCLSGSTPYRTAAVMASTTPTQLQISCLSGSIPYCCSHGYYCQYYYTYTVAHLLPYLSGSILYCCCHGYYYPYTAADLLPVRFHTILLLLPALLPLHSCRSPDCQVPHHTATAAGTTTPTQLQISCLSDSTPY is encoded by the exons atggctactactacccctacacagcagcaTATCTCCTGCCTGTCAGATTCCACACCATACTTCTGCTGCCggcactactacccctacacagctgcagatCTCCTGACTGTCAGGTTCCATATCGTACTGCTGCTGTCATGGCTACTATTGCCAGTACTACTACACCTACAGAGCTGCAGATCTCCTGCCTGTCAGGTTCCATACCACACCATACTGCTACTGTCatggctactactacccctacacagctgcagatCTCCTGCCTGTCAAGTTCCATACCATACCGTACTGCTGCTGTCATGGCTAGTATTGCCAGTACTACTACACCTACACAgtggcacatctcctgccttattTGTCAGGTTCCATACCATACTGCTGCTGTCatggctactactacccctacacagctgcagatCTCCTGCCTGTCAG GTTCCACACCATACTGCTACTGCTGCCggcactactacccctacacagctgcagatCTCCTGCCTGTCAGGTTCCATACCATACCGTACTACTGCAGTCatggctactactacccctacacagctgcagatCTCCTGCCTGTCAGGTTCGACACCATACTGCTACTGCTGCCggcactactacccctacacagctgcagatCTCCTGCCTGTCAGGTTCCATACCATACCGTACTGCTGCAGTCatggctactactacccctacacagctgcagatCTCCTGCCTGTCAGGTTCCACACCATACTGCTACTGCTGCCggcactactacccctacacagctgcagatCTCCTGCCTGTCAGGTTCCATACCATACCGTACTGCTGCAGTCatggctactactacccctacacagctgcagatCTCCTGCCTGTCAG GTTCCACACCATACCGTACTGCTGCAGTCatggctactactacccctacacagctgcagatCTCCTGCCTGTCAGATTCCACACCATACCGTACTGCTGCTGTCATGGCCACTATTGCCAGTACTACTACACCTACACAgtggcacatctcctgccttattTGTCAGGTTCCATACCATACTGCTGCTGTCatggctactactacccctacacagctgcagatCTCCTGCCTGTCAGGTTCCACACCATACTGATACTGTCatggctactactacccctacacagctgcagatCTCCTgcctgtcaggttccatactgtactgctactGCTACCggaactactacccctacacagctgcagatCTCCTGactgtcaggttccatactgtactgctgctgccatggctactactacccctacacagcagcaTATCTCCTGCCTGTCAGGTTCCATACCATACCGTACTGCTGCAGTCatggctactactacccctacacagctgcagatCTCCTGCCTGTCAGGTTCCACACCATACCGTACTGCTGCAGTCatggctactactacccctacacagctgcagatCTCCTGCCTGTCAGGTTCCATACCATACCGTACTGCTGCAGTCatggctactactacccctacacagctgcagatCTCCTGCCTGTCAGGTTCCACACCATACTGATACTGTCatggctactactacccctacagagCTGCAGATCTCCTGCCTGTCAGGTTCCATACCGTACTGCTGCTGTCatggctactactacccctacacagctgcagatCTCCTGCCTGTCAGGTTCCATACCATACCGTACTGCTGCAGTCatggctactactacccctacacagctgcagatCTCCTGCCTGTCAGGTTCCACACCATACTGATACTGTCatggctactactacccctacagagCTGCAGATCTCCTGCCTGTCAGGTTCCATACCGTACTGCTGCTGTCatggctactactacccctacacagctgcagatCTCCTGCCTGTCAGGTTCCACACCATACCGTACTGCTGCAGTCATGGcttctactacccctacacagctgcagatCTCCTGCCTGTCAGGTTCCATACCGTACTGCTGCAGTCATGGCTACTATTGCCAGTACTACTACACCTACACAgtggcacatctcctgccttatttgtcaggttccatactgtactgctgctgtcatggctactactacccctacacagctgcagatCTCCTGCCTGTCAGGTTCCATACCATACTGCTACTGCTGCCggcactactacccctacacagctgcagatCTCCTGACTGTCAGGTTCCACACCATACTGCTACTGCTGCCggcactactacccctacacagctgcagatCTCCTGCCTGTCAGATTCCACACCATACTGA
- the LOC122930764 gene encoding uncharacterized protein LOC122930764 isoform X7: MATIASTTTPTELQISCLSGSIPHHTATVMATTTPTQLQISCLSSSIPYRTAAVMASIASTTTPTQWHISCLICQVPYHTAAVMATTTPTQLQISCLSGSTPYCYCCRHYYPYTAADLLPVRFHTIPYCCSHSYYYPYTAADLLPVRFHTILILSWLLLPLHSCRSPAFQVPHHTVLLQSWLLLPLHSCRSPACQIPHHTVLLLSWPLLPVLLHLHSGTSPALFVRFHTILLLSWLLLPLHSCRSPACQVPHHTDTVMATTTPTQLQISCLSGSILYCYCYRNYYPYTAADLLTVRFHTVLLLPWLLLPLHSSISPACQVPYHTVLLQSWLLLPLHSCRSPACQVPHHTVLLQSWLLLPLHSCRSPACQVPYHTVLLQSWLLLPLHSCRSPACQVPHHTDTVMATTTPTELQISCLSGSIPYCCCHGYYYPYTAADLLPVRFHTIPYCCSHGYYYPYTAADLLPVRFHTILILSWLLLPLQSCRSPACQVPYRTAAVMATTTPTQLQISCLSGSTPYRTAAVMASTTPTQLQISCLSGSIPYCCSHGYYCQYYYTYTVAHLLPYLSGSILYCCCHGYYYPYTAADLLPVRFHTILLLLPALLPLHSCRSPDCQVPHHTATAAGTTTPTQLQISCLSDSTPY; encoded by the exons ATGGCTACTATTGCCAGTACTACTACACCTACAGAGCTGCAGATCTCCTGCCTGTCAGGTTCCATACCACACCATACTGCTACTGTCatggctactactacccctacacagctgcagatCTCCTGCCTGTCAAGTTCCATACCATACCGTACTGCTGCTGTCATGGCTAGTATTGCCAGTACTACTACACCTACACAgtggcacatctcctgccttattTGTCAGGTTCCATACCATACTGCTGCTGTCatggctactactacccctacacagctgcagatCTCCTGCCTGTCAG GTTCCACACCATACTGCTACTGCTGCCggcactactacccctacacagctgcagatCTCCTGCCTGTCAGGTTCCACACCATACCGTACTGCTGCAGTcatagctactactacccctacaccgCTGCAGATCTCCTGCCTGTCAGGTTCCACACCATACTGATACTGTCATGGCTTctattacccctacacagctgcagatCTCCTGCCTTTCAGGTTCCACACCATACCGTACTGCTGCAGTCatggctactactacccctacacagctgcagatCTCCTGCCTGTCAGATTCCACACCATACCGTACTGCTGCTGTCATGGCCACTATTGCCAGTACTACTACACCTACACAgtggcacatctcctgccttattTGTCAGGTTCCATACCATACTGCTGCTGTCatggctactactacccctacacagctgcagatCTCCTGCCTGTCAGGTTCCACACCATACTGATACTGTCatggctactactacccctacacagctgcagatCTCCTgcctgtcaggttccatactgtactgctactGCTACCggaactactacccctacacagctgcagatCTCCTGactgtcaggttccatactgtactgctgctgccatggctactactacccctacacagcagcaTATCTCCTGCCTGTCAGGTTCCATACCATACCGTACTGCTGCAGTCatggctactactacccctacacagctgcagatCTCCTGCCTGTCAGGTTCCACACCATACCGTACTGCTGCAGTCatggctactactacccctacacagctgcagatCTCCTGCCTGTCAGGTTCCATACCATACCGTACTGCTGCAGTCatggctactactacccctacacagctgcagatCTCCTGCCTGTCAGGTTCCACACCATACTGATACTGTCatggctactactacccctacagagCTGCAGATCTCCTGCCTGTCAGGTTCCATACCGTACTGCTGCTGTCatggctactactacccctacacagctgcagatCTCCTGCCTGTCAGGTTCCATACCATACCGTACTGCTGCAGTCatggctactactacccctacacagctgcagatCTCCTGCCTGTCAGGTTCCACACCATACTGATACTGTCatggctactactacccctacagagCTGCAGATCTCCTGCCTGTCAGGTTCCATACCGTACTGCTGCTGTCatggctactactacccctacacagctgcagatCTCCTGCCTGTCAGGTTCCACACCATACCGTACTGCTGCAGTCATGGcttctactacccctacacagctgcagatCTCCTGCCTGTCAGGTTCCATACCGTACTGCTGCAGTCATGGCTACTATTGCCAGTACTACTACACCTACACAgtggcacatctcctgccttatttgtcaggttccatactgtactgctgctgtcatggctactactacccctacacagctgcagatCTCCTGCCTGTCAGGTTCCATACCATACTGCTACTGCTGCCggcactactacccctacacagctgcagatCTCCTGACTGTCAGGTTCCACACCATACTGCTACTGCTGCCggcactactacccctacacagctgcagatCTCCTGCCTGTCAGATTCCACACCATACTGA
- the LOC122930764 gene encoding uncharacterized protein LOC122930764 isoform X2, which yields MATTTPTQQHISCLSDSTPYFCCRHYYPYTAADLLTVRFHIVLLLSWLLLPVLLHLQSCRSPACQVPYHTILLLSWLLLPLHSCRSPACQVPYHTVLLLSWLVLPVLLHLHSGTSPALFVRFHTILLLSWLLLPLHSCRSPACQVPYHTVLLLSWLLLPVLLHLHSGTSPALFVRFHTVLLLPALLPLHSCRSPDCQVPYHTATATGTTTPTQLQISCLSDSLPYRTAAVMATTTPTQLQISCLSGSTPYCYCCRHYYPYTAADLLPVRFHTIPYYCSHGYYYPYTAADLLPVRFDTILLLLPALLPLHSCRSPACQVPYHTVLLQSWLLLPLHSCRSPACQVPHHTATAAGTTTPTQLQISCLSGSIPYRTAAVMATTTPTQLQISCLSGSTPYCYCCRHYYPYTAADLLPVRFHTIPYCCSHSYYYPYTAADLLPVRFHTILILSWLLLPLHSCRSPAFQVPHHTVLLQSWLLLPLHSCRSPACQIPHHTVLLLSWPLLPVLLHLHSGTSPALFVRFHTILLLSWLLLPLHSCRSPACQVPHHTDTVMATTTPTQLQISCLSGSILYCYCYRNYYPYTAADLLTVRFHTVLLLPWLLLPLHSSISPACQVPYHTVLLQSWLLLPLHSCRSPACQVPHHTVLLQSWLLLPLHSCRSPACQVPYHTVLLQSWLLLPLHSCRSPACQVPHHTDTVMATTTPTELQISCLSGSIPYCCCHGYYYPYTAADLLPVRFHTIPYCCSHGYYYPYTAADLLPVRFHTILILSWLLLPLQSCRSPACQVPYRTAAVMATTTPTQLQISCLSGSTPYRTAAVMASTTPTQLQISCLSGSIPYCCSHGYYCQYYYTYTVAHLLPYLSGSTLCCCCLKKGRICGPFIQNKPLLFPILPHVYKHWQVSPIRDNIWKDYYFLFKSPFTRP from the exons atggctactactacccctacacagcagcaTATCTCCTGCCTGTCAGATTCCACACCATACTTCTGCTGCCggcactactacccctacacagctgcagatCTCCTGACTGTCAGGTTCCATATCGTACTGCTGCTGTCATGGCTACTATTGCCAGTACTACTACACCTACAGAGCTGCAGATCTCCTGCCTGTCAGGTTCCATACCACACCATACTGCTACTGTCatggctactactacccctacacagctgcagatCTCCTGCCTGTCAAGTTCCATACCATACCGTACTGCTGCTGTCATGGCTAGTATTGCCAGTACTACTACACCTACACAgtggcacatctcctgccttattTGTCAGGTTCCATACCATACTGCTGCTGTCatggctactactacccctacacagctgcagatCTCCTGCCTGTCAGGTTCCATACCATACCGTACTGCTGCTGTCATGGCTACTATTGCCAGTACTACTACACCTACACAgtggcacatctcctgccttattTGTCAGGTTCCATACCGTACTGCTGCTGCCggcactactacccctacacagctgcagatCTCCTGACTGTCAGGTTCCATACCATACTGCTACTGCTACCggcactactacccctacacagctgcagatCTCATGCCTGTCAGATTCCTTACCATACCGTACTGCTGCAGTCatggctactactacccctacacagctgcagatCTCCTGCCTGTCAGGTTCCACACCATACTGCTACTGCTGCCggcactactacccctacacagctgcagatCTCCTGCCTGTCAGGTTCCATACCATACCGTACTACTGCAGTCatggctactactacccctacacagctgcagatCTCCTGCCTGTCAGGTTCGACACCATACTGCTACTGCTGCCggcactactacccctacacagctgcagatCTCCTGCCTGTCAGGTTCCATACCATACCGTACTGCTGCAGTCatggctactactacccctacacagctgcagatCTCCTGCCTGTCAGGTTCCACACCATACTGCTACTGCTGCCggcactactacccctacacagctgcagatCTCCTGCCTGTCAGGTTCCATACCATACCGTACTGCTGCAGTCatggctactactacccctacacagctgcagatCTCCTGCCTGTCAGGTTCCACACCATACTGCTACTGCTGCCggcactactacccctacacagctgcagatCTCCTGCCTGTCAG GTTCCACACCATACCGTACTGCTGCAGTcatagctactactacccctacaccgCTGCAGATCTCCTGCCTGTCAGGTTCCACACCATACTGATACTGTCATGGCTTctattacccctacacagctgcagatCTCCTGCCTTTCAGGTTCCACACCATACCGTACTGCTGCAGTCatggctactactacccctacacagctgcagatCTCCTGCCTGTCAGATTCCACACCATACCGTACTGCTGCTGTCATGGCCACTATTGCCAGTACTACTACACCTACACAgtggcacatctcctgccttattTGTCAGGTTCCATACCATACTGCTGCTGTCatggctactactacccctacacagctgcagatCTCCTGCCTGTCAGGTTCCACACCATACTGATACTGTCatggctactactacccctacacagctgcagatCTCCTgcctgtcaggttccatactgtactgctactGCTACCggaactactacccctacacagctgcagatCTCCTGactgtcaggttccatactgtactgctgctgccatggctactactacccctacacagcagcaTATCTCCTGCCTGTCAGGTTCCATACCATACCGTACTGCTGCAGTCatggctactactacccctacacagctgcagatCTCCTGCCTGTCAGGTTCCACACCATACCGTACTGCTGCAGTCatggctactactacccctacacagctgcagatCTCCTGCCTGTCAGGTTCCATACCATACCGTACTGCTGCAGTCatggctactactacccctacacagctgcagatCTCCTGCCTGTCAGGTTCCACACCATACTGATACTGTCatggctactactacccctacagagCTGCAGATCTCCTGCCTGTCAGGTTCCATACCGTACTGCTGCTGTCatggctactactacccctacacagctgcagatCTCCTGCCTGTCAGGTTCCATACCATACCGTACTGCTGCAGTCatggctactactacccctacacagctgcagatCTCCTGCCTGTCAGGTTCCACACCATACTGATACTGTCatggctactactacccctacagagCTGCAGATCTCCTGCCTGTCAGGTTCCATACCGTACTGCTGCTGTCatggctactactacccctacacagctgcagatCTCCTGCCTGTCAGGTTCCACACCATACCGTACTGCTGCAGTCATGGcttctactacccctacacagctgcagatCTCCTGCCTGTCAGGTTCCATACCGTACTGCTGCAGTCATGGCTACTATTGCCAGTACTACTACACCTACACAgtggcacatctcctgccttatttgtcag